One genomic segment of Carassius auratus strain Wakin chromosome 29, ASM336829v1, whole genome shotgun sequence includes these proteins:
- the LOC113048659 gene encoding metabotropic glutamate receptor 8-like: MDLVHLSRTQYHFLLFLCNWLPVSLQRVETPPIEYAHSIRLDGDIILGGLFPVHSRGERGIPCGELKKEKGIHRLEAMLFAIDLINKDPELLPNVTLGARILDTCSRDTYALEQSLTFVQALIERDGSDVRCANGDQPIFAKPDKIVGVIGAAASSVSIMVANILRLFKGAGSHYVPTNVKCKPMPLITVYVSPSSLQT; encoded by the exons ATGGATCTTGTACACTTAAGTCGGACTCAATACcatttcctcctcttcctctgtaaCTGGTTACCAGTCTCCCTCCAGCGGGTGGAGACACCACCCATTGAGTATGCCCACTCTATCCGTCTGGATGGCGACATCATCCTGGGTGGCCTGTTTCCGGTTCACTCCCGGGGTGAGCGTGGCATTCCCTGCGGGGAGTTAAAGAAGGAGAAGGGGATTCACAGACTGGAGGCAATGCTGTTTGCCATCGACCTCATCAACAAAGACCCAGAGCTGCTGCCTAACGTGACGCTGGGGGCCCGTATCCTGGACACCTGCTCGCGGGACACCTATGCTCTGGAGCAGTCGCTTACCTTTGTACAAGCTCTCATTGAGCGCGATGGTTCGGATGTACGCTGTGCCAACGGAGACCAGCCCATATTTGCCAAGCCAGATAAAATCGTTGGAGTCATTGGTGCAGCTGCCAGCTCGGTCTCCATCATGGTCGCCAACATCTTGAGGCTTTTTAAG GGTGCGGGCAGCCATTATGTCCCCACCAATGTCAAATGCAAACCTATGCCCTTGATCACAGTGTATGTGTCTCCATCAAGTCTGCAAACGTAA